One genomic window of Elaeis guineensis isolate ETL-2024a chromosome 2, EG11, whole genome shotgun sequence includes the following:
- the LOC105055191 gene encoding GRAS family protein RAD1, which yields MKGWLSSSSMTPLQDGTLSHGTAIRRFCAARADQEQDQGEWDDAFFDIETWSSSRDSSSPPCSWASCEETNFIDSVINTSLCDEVNEDAPPVQDLPMYGVSHESLEEVGNSLDYSEVPLVPSGLADIEARGINEGLELVHLLLACAEAVGCRDTRLAASTLHRIWTFANPCGDSLQRVSFCFAMGLKSRLSLLRNIGITGSLTGAVTNDGPLVTREEKMEGFRLLYQTTPYIAFGFMAANEAICQAARGKDCLHIIDLGMEHTLQWPSLIRTLVSRSEGPPKLLRITGICGATFSDLPELNAGMQAIINEANALGMPVEFRALEEAPSPSLPSIDQLQLREGEVVFVNSIMHLHKYVRENRGSLKAILTATKKLNPALVTVVEQDANHNGPFFLARFLESLHYYSAIFDSLEASLPRASAQRLKIEKCHFAEEIRNIVAYEGCDRIERHERADQWRRQLGRAGFQVVGLKSMSQARMLLSVYGCEGYSLASEKGCLLLGWKGRPIMWASAWQVNPLSSS from the coding sequence ATGAAGGGttggctttcttcttcttccatgaCTCCCCTGCAAGATGGCACCCTTAGCCATGGCACTGCCATCCGAAGGTTCTGCGCTGCACGTGCGGACCAGGAGCAGGACCAAGGTGAATGGGACGATGCCTTCTTTGACATCGAGACGTGGTCCTCTTCACGGGATTCAAGTAGCCCTCCATGTTCATGGGCGTCCTGCGAGGAGACTAATTTCATCGACAGCGTCATCAACACGAGCTTATGTGATGAAGTGAATGAAGATGCTCCACCAGTTCAAGACCTTCCTATGTATGGAGTTTCTCATGAATCTCTAGAAGAAGTCGGCAATTCTCTAGACTACTCAGAAGTGCCTTTGGTACCTTCAGGTCTCGCTGACATAGAAGCTAGAGGGATAAATGAAGGCCTCGAGCTGGTCCATCTGCTCTTGGCCTGTGCTGAGGCAGTGGGATGCAGAGACACTCGCCTTGCTGCTTCGACCCTCCATCGAATCTGGACGTTTGCAAACCCGTGTGGCGACTCCCTGCAAAGGGTCTCCTTCTGCTTCGCAATGGGTCTGAAATCTCGGTTGTCTCTTTTGCGCAACATCGGCATAACTGGTTCCCTAACGGGTGCGGTCACCAACGATGGCCCGCTCGTCACGAGAGAAGAGAAGATGGAAGGCTTCCGCCTCCTCTATCAAACCACTCCCTACATCGCCTTTGGCTTCATGGCTGCAAATGAGGCCATATGTCAAGCCGCACGAGGGAAGGACTGCTTGCACATCATCGATCTCGGAATGGAGCACACACTTCAATGGCCTTCTCTCATCAGGACGTTGGTTTCGCGCTCTGAAGGCCCGCCGAAGCTTCTTCGGATCACGGGGATCTGCGGCGCCACGTTTTCCGATCTCCCCGAGCTGAATGCTGGCATGCAAGCCATAATAAACGAAGCGAATGCGCTCGGCATGCCCGTGGAGTTTCGAGCACTGGAAGAGGCGCCCTCCCCATCGTTACCGAGCATCGACCAGCTCCAGCTGAGGGAGGGAGAAGTGGTCTTTGTGAATAGCATCATGCACCTTCACAAGTATGTGAGGGAGAACAGGGGGTCTCTCAAGGCCATCCTTACTGCGACAAAGAAGCTGAACCCGGCACTCGTCACTGTCGTCGAGCAGGATGCCAACCACAACGGGCCTTTCTTTCTCGCCAGGTTCCTCGAATCACTTCACTACTACTCTGCCATTTTTGACTCCCTTGAGGCTAGCCTTCCCCGGGCCAGCGCACAGAGGTTGAAGATAGAGAAGTGCCATTTCGCGGAGGAGATACGCAACATCGTAGCATATGAAGGCTGCGATAGGATTGAGAGACACGAGAGGGCTGATCAATGGAGGCGGCAGCTGGGCCGGGCGGGGTTCCAAGTGGTTGGGCTGAAATCGATGAGCCAGGCTAGGATGCTCCTGTCTGTGTATGGGTGCGAGGGGTACAGCCTTGCCAGCGAGAAGGGATGCTTGCTTTTGGGGTGGAAGGGGAGGCCTATAATGTGGGCATCTGCATGGCAAGTAAATCCTCTTTCCTCTTCCTGA
- the LOC105053010 gene encoding uncharacterized protein, with protein MRKHVVTSILILFVTEASLVASSACPIYPPLRPPPPSLPPPPSPPPPPPPMSLPPPPWDISIPPPPRTPEMYPQPAPPSKPGVVPPPPSEISLPPPPRTPNMYPPPVPPPKPRVLPPPPSQISLPPPPRTPNKYPPPAPPRKPRVLAPPPPSQISLPPPATPKTYPPPPNPRVLPPPPSEISLPPPPPGTPNRYPPPKPGVLPPPPSQISLPPPPRTPNMYPPPAPPRKPRALAPPPPSQISLPPPATPKTYPPPPNPRDLPAPPSEISLPPPPDGTPYRYPPPKPGVLPPPPAPVPKPRVLAPPPPSKISFPPPATPRTYPPPAPPTKPWVISPPPKPSSPPIPGTPKAYPPPAPLPKPWLCSSPPSPLKPWPCPHRQVVHRPPKATACLIDTEKLHTCVGLLGSLGRTEIVDGVGEACCRGFDGLANLDAFLCPCTTMRPSF; from the coding sequence ATGAGAAAGCATGTTGTTACCAGCATCCTAATCCTCTTTGTAACTGAAGCATCCCTTGTTGCTTCCTCTGCTTGCCCCATCTATCCACCTCTCAGGCCGCCGCCGCCATCCCTACCACCGCCAccatcgccgccgccgccgccaccgccAATGTCCTTACCTCCTCCACCATGGGATATTTCAATACCACCCCCTCCAAGAACACCGGAAATGTACCCCCAACCAGCGCCACCATCAAAGCCAGGAGTCGTACCTCCACCACCCTCAGAGATTTCTTTACcacctcctccaagaacacccAACATGTATCCACCACCAGTACCACCACCGAAGCCAAGAGTCTTACCTCCACCACCATCACAGATTTCTTTACcacctcctccaagaacaccaaaCAAGTATCCACCACCAGCGCCACCCCGGAAGCCAAGGGTCTTAGCTCCCCCACCACCATCACAAATTTCTTTACCACCCCCAGCGACACCGAAAACATATCCACCACCACCAAATCCAAGAGTCTTACCTCCACCACCCTCAGAGATATCTTtaccacctcctcctccaggaacaccaaacAGGTATCCACCGCCAAAGCCAGGAGTCTTACCTCCACCACCATCACAGATTTCTTTACcacctcctccaagaacaccaaaCATGTATCCACCACCAGCACCACCCCGGAAACCAAGGGCCTTAGCTCCCCCACCACCATCACAGATTTCTTTACCACCCCCAGCGACACCAAAAACTTATCCACCACCACCAAATCCAAGAGACTTACCTGCACCACCCTCAGAGATTTCTTTACCACCTCCTCCAGATGGAACACCATACAGGTATCCGCCACCAAAGCCAGGAGTCTTACCTCCACCACCAGCACCAGTACCAAAGCCAAGGGTCTTAGCTCCTCCACCACCATCTAAGATTTCTTTCCCGCCCCCAGCGACACCAAGAACATATCCACCACCAGCACCACCTACGAAGCCATGGGTCATAAGCCCACCACCAAAGCCTTCTTCACCACCTATTCCCGGAACACCAAAAGCATATCCACCACCAGCACCACTACCAAAGCCGTGGTTGTGCTCATCTCCACCGTCGCCATTGAAGCCATGGCCGTGTCCTCATCGACAAGTGGTACATCGCCCCCCTAAAGCGACGGCATGCCTGATCGATACAGAAAAGCTTCACACGTGCGTCGGCTTACTTGGCAGCCTAGGAAGGACTGAGATCGTTGATGGTGTTGGAGAGGCGTGCTGCCGGGGTTTTGATGGCCTGGCCAATTTGGATGCCTTTCTGTGCCCATGCACCACAATGAGGCCAAGCTTCTAA